The following proteins are co-located in the Conyzicola lurida genome:
- a CDS encoding SPFH domain-containing protein — protein MADIRSFPFARHLRSIPTSHIVHAQRGKVVHSGPGISFWFRALNSAISEVPVAESELSVVFGARTLDFQEVSVQATVTYRFGDPTVAAGRIDFSIDPYNGRWLGKPLEQVGTRITELAQQYAVEHITTVNLVDLLGQGVPAVRAVTTAGLAGDARLAETSIIVIGVRIVSIRPQADLERALEVPVRERVQQDADKATYERRAIAVERERAIAENELQSKIELATREELLVRQEGANAQKRAQEEAATQLIAAKAKAEQNDVQTRADASRVQIESAARAESTRTLGAANAEAETARLASYAGIDPAVLTALAMQSLAENLPSIGTLNLTPDIVTEALSRITRGPAA, from the coding sequence ATGGCCGACATCCGAAGCTTTCCGTTCGCACGCCACCTGAGGTCGATTCCCACCAGTCACATCGTGCACGCGCAGCGCGGCAAGGTCGTGCACTCGGGGCCGGGTATCTCGTTCTGGTTCCGCGCCCTCAACTCGGCGATCAGCGAGGTCCCCGTCGCCGAATCCGAGCTCTCCGTGGTCTTCGGCGCGCGCACGCTCGACTTCCAGGAGGTCAGCGTGCAGGCCACCGTCACCTACCGGTTCGGCGACCCGACCGTCGCCGCCGGCCGCATCGACTTCTCCATCGACCCGTACAACGGCCGCTGGCTCGGCAAGCCGCTCGAGCAGGTCGGCACGCGCATCACCGAGCTCGCGCAGCAGTACGCGGTCGAGCACATCACCACGGTCAACCTCGTCGACCTGCTCGGACAGGGTGTCCCCGCGGTGCGTGCGGTCACGACAGCGGGCCTCGCCGGCGACGCACGTCTCGCCGAGACATCCATCATCGTCATCGGCGTCCGCATCGTGTCGATCCGTCCGCAGGCCGACCTCGAGCGGGCCCTCGAGGTTCCGGTGCGCGAGCGCGTTCAGCAGGACGCCGACAAGGCCACCTACGAGCGCCGCGCGATCGCGGTCGAGCGCGAGCGGGCCATCGCCGAGAACGAGCTGCAGAGCAAGATCGAGCTCGCCACCCGCGAGGAGCTGCTCGTTCGGCAGGAGGGCGCGAACGCGCAGAAGCGCGCGCAGGAGGAAGCAGCCACGCAGCTGATCGCCGCGAAGGCCAAAGCCGAGCAGAACGACGTGCAGACCCGCGCCGACGCCTCGCGCGTGCAGATCGAGTCCGCCGCCCGGGCCGAGTCGACCCGCACCCTCGGTGCCGCGAACGCCGAGGCGGAGACCGCGCGCCTCGCCTCCTACGCCGGCATCGACCCCGCCGTGCTCACCGCGCTCGCGATGCAGAGCCTGGCCGAGAACCTGCCCAGCATCGGCACCCTCAACCTCACGCCCGACATCGTGACCGAGGCGCTCAGCCGCATCACCCGCGGCCCCGCGGCGTAG
- a CDS encoding ABC transporter substrate-binding protein: MSALVLSGCASTPDADSGSAEDLTLKFGSILPQTGSLAQLGPPEFAGVDLAIKEINDADAGIEVSVEHKDSGDTTTDIATQSATALIADNVSVIIGAASSGVSKTFIDQVTQAGIVQISPANTSPDFTDYPDDGYYFRTAPSDVLQGKILGNKILEDGKTDVAVLYMNDAYGIGLYDNLKLSLEDGGASIVGEQIFEPSATDFTSAIQALLATSPDALVVISFNEITTIAEQLAGQGFDFSTLYGTDGNYGIIGEADTNVDIAGAQFTNPGVLAPEDFQTRLQDLVTEQGDPELEVFSYAAEAYDATVLSALAAIAGGATDGATIRDNLKDVSEGGTECTTFADCAALLADDASADIDYNGVSGPITFDDNGDPTEAYVSIFQYSTGNVSEGIDQVYGKL, from the coding sequence GTGAGCGCGCTGGTTCTCAGCGGCTGTGCTTCGACCCCCGACGCCGACAGCGGCTCGGCCGAAGACCTCACCCTCAAGTTCGGATCGATCCTGCCGCAGACCGGTAGCCTCGCACAGCTCGGCCCGCCCGAGTTCGCGGGTGTCGACCTCGCCATCAAGGAGATCAACGACGCCGACGCTGGCATCGAGGTCTCTGTCGAGCACAAGGACTCCGGCGACACCACGACCGACATCGCAACCCAGTCGGCCACGGCGCTCATCGCCGACAACGTGTCCGTCATCATCGGTGCTGCATCGTCGGGTGTCTCGAAGACCTTCATCGACCAGGTCACCCAGGCCGGTATCGTCCAGATCTCGCCGGCGAACACCTCGCCCGACTTCACCGACTACCCGGACGACGGATACTACTTCCGCACCGCGCCTTCGGACGTGCTGCAGGGCAAGATCCTCGGTAACAAGATCCTCGAAGACGGCAAGACCGACGTCGCCGTTCTCTACATGAACGACGCCTACGGCATCGGCCTCTACGACAACCTGAAGCTCAGCCTCGAAGACGGTGGCGCAAGCATCGTCGGCGAGCAGATCTTCGAGCCGTCGGCAACCGACTTCACCTCGGCCATCCAGGCACTCCTCGCGACCAGCCCCGACGCTCTCGTCGTCATCTCGTTCAACGAGATCACCACGATCGCCGAGCAGCTCGCCGGCCAGGGCTTCGACTTCTCGACGCTCTACGGCACTGACGGAAACTACGGAATCATCGGAGAGGCCGACACCAACGTCGACATCGCCGGCGCGCAGTTCACCAACCCCGGTGTTCTCGCCCCCGAAGACTTCCAGACCCGTCTGCAGGACCTGGTCACCGAGCAGGGCGACCCCGAGCTCGAGGTCTTCAGCTACGCGGCTGAGGCCTACGACGCAACGGTTCTCTCGGCTCTCGCCGCGATCGCCGGTGGAGCCACCGACGGTGCGACGATCCGCGACAACCTGAAGGACGTCTCCGAGGGTGGCACCGAGTGCACCACCTTCGCCGACTGTGCCGCACTGCTGGCCGACGACGCTTCGGCTGACATCGACTACAACGGTGTCTCCGGCCCGATCACGTTCGACGACAACGGCGACCCGACCGAGGCTTACGTCTCGATCTTCCAGTACTCCACTGGAAACGTCTCCGAGGGCATCGACCAGGTCTACGGCAAGCTGTAA
- a CDS encoding branched-chain amino acid ABC transporter permease, whose translation MAEPAQKSRARKLVLGAFGLAVTLLALMPASAHASVPTDVIPPEDAEQTIQVWVRLAADKANMPNIGVNVSGDGVDEDLVTGEDGKVIIGLEEPGDYTITIDESTLPPEAGFPNKNPRDITVSAGQQNAPGIFLVSPDNPAMGAEPTPSAGGGGSSASSGPDFLTLFWPKVVSGLIFGLLIALAAIGLSLIYGTTGLNNFAHGELVTFGALMAYTFSGIFGWPAPLAIVVAVVLGGVFGYVQDAGLWKPLRKRGLGLIPLMIVTIGLSLVLRYLFAFIWGADRLSLPSDPKPFLVIGSVSLRFTDVAGAVIAIVLLLAVAFVLLRTKIGKATRAVADNRSLAAASGIDVEGVIRIVWIGGAALAALSGVFIGYYQSLRWDTGASILLLVFAAVTLGGLGTAFGALVGSLVIGVFINVSTIWIPENLKYVAALVIMIIILLFRPQGILGRRERIG comes from the coding sequence GTGGCAGAGCCCGCGCAGAAGAGTCGAGCCCGCAAGCTCGTACTCGGAGCATTCGGTCTGGCGGTGACGCTTCTGGCATTGATGCCAGCCTCGGCGCACGCATCAGTACCGACCGACGTTATTCCCCCCGAAGACGCAGAGCAGACCATCCAAGTCTGGGTGCGCCTCGCCGCCGACAAAGCGAACATGCCGAACATCGGCGTCAACGTGTCGGGCGACGGCGTGGACGAAGACCTGGTCACCGGTGAAGACGGCAAGGTCATCATCGGCCTCGAAGAGCCCGGCGACTACACGATCACGATCGACGAGTCGACGCTTCCTCCCGAGGCAGGCTTCCCGAACAAGAACCCCCGCGACATCACGGTGTCGGCCGGACAGCAGAATGCCCCCGGCATCTTCCTGGTCTCGCCGGACAACCCGGCGATGGGCGCGGAACCGACCCCGTCCGCGGGCGGTGGCGGCAGCAGCGCGTCATCCGGCCCCGACTTCTTGACCCTGTTCTGGCCCAAGGTCGTCTCGGGTCTGATCTTCGGTCTGCTGATCGCGCTCGCGGCCATCGGCCTCTCGCTGATCTACGGCACCACCGGCCTCAACAACTTCGCCCACGGCGAGCTGGTGACCTTCGGTGCTCTGATGGCGTACACGTTCAGCGGCATCTTCGGCTGGCCTGCACCGCTGGCCATCGTGGTCGCCGTGGTGCTCGGCGGTGTGTTCGGCTACGTGCAGGACGCCGGCCTCTGGAAACCGCTGCGTAAGCGCGGCCTCGGGCTGATCCCGCTGATGATCGTCACGATCGGTCTCTCGCTCGTGCTGCGCTACCTGTTCGCGTTCATCTGGGGCGCCGACCGTCTCTCGCTCCCCAGCGACCCGAAGCCGTTCTTGGTCATCGGTTCCGTGAGCTTGAGATTCACGGATGTCGCGGGAGCGGTCATCGCGATCGTGCTCCTGCTCGCCGTGGCGTTCGTACTGCTGCGCACCAAGATCGGTAAGGCCACCCGAGCGGTCGCCGACAACCGGTCGCTGGCAGCGGCCTCCGGCATCGACGTCGAGGGCGTCATCCGTATCGTCTGGATCGGCGGAGCGGCCCTCGCGGCCCTCTCCGGCGTCTTCATCGGCTACTACCAGTCGCTGCGCTGGGACACGGGAGCCTCGATCCTGCTCCTCGTCTTCGCCGCCGTCACGCTCGGTGGACTCGGTACCGCGTTCGGAGCCCTGGTCGGCTCGCTCGTCATCGGTGTCTTCATCAACGTGTCAACGATCTGGATCCCCGAGAACCTCAAGTACGTCGCGGCCCTCGTGATCATGATCATCATCCTGCTCTTCAGACCTCAGGGCATCCTCGGTCGCCGCGAGAGAATCGGCTAG
- a CDS encoding NAD(+)/NADH kinase: protein MALAARVVLVHRRSEYTELLERHATYGQAEFFLRERGRSIDEVRERHEVLEEAIHEVSTRLPNDVRQARLERSELDRYLFAPEDIVMPIGQDGLVANVAKYLAGQPVVGVNPEPERNPGVLVAHRPTDAAAVVQHVRTGHARVESRAMVQATLDDGQSLEALNDLYIGDSGHQSARYTVTVPERGSERHSSSGIIAGTGTGSTGWTSSIASDRHVAASLLPPPTSTGISWFTREAWPSIATGTTLTGGVLTEGQRLELLVESDRLVIFGDGIERDYLIAGWGQRISVGLSARRLNLVVPAG from the coding sequence ATGGCACTCGCCGCGCGCGTGGTGCTCGTGCACCGCCGGTCGGAGTACACCGAGCTGCTCGAGCGGCACGCGACCTACGGGCAGGCCGAGTTCTTCCTGCGCGAGCGCGGGCGCTCGATCGACGAGGTGCGCGAGCGGCACGAGGTGCTCGAGGAGGCCATCCACGAGGTCTCCACCCGGCTGCCGAACGACGTGCGGCAGGCCCGGCTCGAGCGCTCCGAGCTCGACCGCTACCTCTTCGCACCCGAAGACATCGTCATGCCGATCGGCCAGGACGGGCTCGTCGCCAACGTCGCCAAATACCTCGCCGGCCAGCCGGTCGTCGGCGTCAACCCCGAGCCCGAGCGCAACCCCGGCGTGCTGGTGGCCCACAGACCGACGGATGCCGCGGCCGTCGTCCAGCACGTGCGAACGGGTCACGCCCGGGTCGAGTCGCGCGCCATGGTGCAGGCCACGCTCGACGACGGGCAGTCGCTCGAGGCGCTCAACGACCTCTACATCGGCGACAGCGGACACCAGTCGGCCCGCTATACCGTGACGGTTCCCGAGCGGGGATCCGAGCGGCACTCGTCGTCGGGCATCATCGCCGGCACCGGAACCGGCAGCACCGGCTGGACCTCGTCGATCGCGAGCGACCGCCACGTCGCCGCGAGCCTGCTGCCGCCGCCCACCTCGACGGGCATCTCGTGGTTCACGCGCGAGGCCTGGCCGTCGATCGCGACCGGCACGACGCTCACCGGCGGGGTGCTCACCGAGGGCCAGCGCCTCGAGCTGCTCGTCGAGAGCGACCGCCTCGTGATCTTCGGCGACGGCATCGAGCGCGACTACCTGATCGCGGGCTGGGGCCAGCGCATCTCGGTGGGGCTGAGCGCCCGGCGGCTGAACCTCGTAGTCCCCGCGGGCTGA
- the rarD gene encoding EamA family transporter RarD — MPTAPAPSSTSGGFGRGLAFGVAAYALWGVLPLFFILLRPASAFEIVAWRIVLSLVFCILLITVTRGWPPLVALVRDRRATLMLGGAGLLIVVNWLTFIYATLSGHVVEAALGYFTNPIVTVLLGVFVLRERLRPLQWVAIGVSAVAVLVLAVNYGQFPWIALLLAFSFGFYGLVKKQVGGRVDALSGLTIETAWLAVPASIVLVVLAASGSLVTGTAGTGHTLAMLLAGVVTAIPLLFFAAAARRLPLAYLGLTQYLTPILQFLIGVFVLGEAMPAARWFGFGLVWIALVLLTIDMFRASRATKSVAGSGNGI; from the coding sequence GTGCCAACCGCCCCCGCTCCGTCGTCCACGAGCGGAGGGTTCGGACGCGGTCTGGCCTTCGGCGTCGCCGCCTACGCCCTCTGGGGCGTGCTACCCCTCTTCTTCATCCTGCTGCGTCCCGCATCGGCGTTCGAGATCGTCGCGTGGCGCATCGTGCTGTCGCTGGTCTTCTGCATCTTGCTCATCACCGTGACGCGCGGCTGGCCGCCCCTCGTCGCGCTGGTGCGCGATCGACGGGCGACGCTGATGCTCGGCGGAGCCGGCCTGCTGATCGTGGTCAACTGGCTCACCTTCATCTACGCGACGCTCTCCGGCCACGTGGTCGAAGCGGCGCTGGGCTACTTCACCAACCCCATCGTCACCGTGCTGCTCGGCGTCTTCGTGCTGCGCGAGAGACTGCGTCCGCTGCAGTGGGTCGCTATCGGCGTGAGCGCTGTCGCCGTGCTCGTACTGGCCGTCAACTACGGACAGTTCCCGTGGATCGCGCTCCTCCTCGCCTTCTCGTTCGGCTTCTACGGCCTGGTCAAGAAGCAGGTGGGCGGCCGGGTCGACGCGCTCAGCGGGCTCACGATCGAGACCGCCTGGCTGGCCGTGCCCGCCTCCATCGTGCTAGTGGTGCTGGCCGCGAGCGGAAGCCTCGTCACCGGTACCGCGGGCACCGGCCACACCCTCGCCATGTTGCTCGCGGGTGTGGTCACCGCCATCCCCCTGCTGTTCTTCGCGGCCGCCGCCCGGCGCCTGCCGCTCGCCTACCTCGGGCTCACGCAGTACCTGACGCCCATCCTGCAGTTCCTGATCGGCGTCTTCGTGCTCGGCGAGGCCATGCCCGCCGCGCGCTGGTTCGGTTTCGGTCTCGTCTGGATTGCCCTCGTGCTTCTCACGATCGACATGTTTCGTGCGTCACGGGCAACGAAATCCGTAGCGGGTTCAGGTAACGGAATATAA
- a CDS encoding ATP-binding cassette domain-containing protein, which yields MTETVLRTTDLVAGYIPGVDILNGCSIFVEKGELVGIIGPNGAGKSTLLKAIFGQVNIRSGNIELNGGDITGLKADKLVSRGVGMVPQNNNVFPSLTIEENLEMGSYQKPKMFKERLGFVTDLFPELGKRLKQRAGALSGGERQMVAMSRALMMDPTVLLLDEPSAGLSPVRQDETFINISIINKAGVSVLIVEQNARRALQICDRGYVLDQGRDAYSGSGRELMNDPKVIELYLGTLAADQEKK from the coding sequence GTGACCGAGACAGTACTGCGCACCACGGACCTCGTCGCCGGCTACATCCCCGGCGTCGACATCCTCAACGGCTGCAGCATCTTCGTCGAGAAGGGCGAACTCGTCGGCATCATCGGCCCGAACGGCGCCGGCAAGTCGACGCTGCTGAAGGCGATCTTCGGCCAGGTCAACATCCGCAGCGGCAACATCGAGCTGAACGGCGGCGACATCACCGGCCTCAAGGCCGACAAGCTCGTGTCGCGCGGTGTCGGCATGGTTCCGCAGAACAACAACGTCTTCCCGAGCCTCACCATCGAGGAGAACCTCGAGATGGGCTCGTACCAGAAGCCGAAGATGTTCAAGGAACGCCTCGGCTTCGTGACCGACCTGTTCCCCGAGCTCGGCAAGCGCCTCAAGCAGCGCGCGGGTGCCCTCTCGGGCGGCGAGCGCCAGATGGTCGCCATGTCGCGGGCGCTCATGATGGACCCGACGGTGCTGCTGCTCGACGAGCCGAGCGCCGGCCTCTCCCCCGTGCGCCAGGACGAGACGTTCATCAACATCTCGATCATCAACAAGGCGGGCGTCTCCGTCCTCATCGTGGAGCAGAACGCACGCCGCGCCCTGCAGATCTGCGACCGCGGCTACGTTCTCGACCAAGGCCGCGACGCCTACTCGGGATCCGGCCGCGAACTGATGAACGACCCCAAGGTCATCGAGCTCTACCTCGGGACCCTGGCGGCCGATCAGGAGAAGAAGTAG
- a CDS encoding ATP-binding cassette domain-containing protein, which produces MSDKTPVADLVLDVDNIVPGVAKKDPIVVADSVSRQFGGLTAVDVAHLEIPRGSITALIGPNGAGKTTFFNLLTGFDKPNTGTWTFGGKDLAGMPAFKVARLGMIRTFQLTKALGGMTVIENMRLGAGRQGGENLFKAIFRPLWRGREDEITVKAMDLLARFKLDAKADDHASSLSGGQRKLLEMARALMSEPELVMLDEPMAGVNPALTQSLLHHILDLKTQGMTVLFVEHDMHMVNEIADWVVVMAEGRIVAEGPPSTVMTDPAVIDAYLGAHHDVDLGTLTGQQEIAETMDSDLVKHEIEHEIEEDGTAAAPTTKKATK; this is translated from the coding sequence GTGTCTGATAAGACTCCAGTCGCAGACCTGGTTCTCGATGTCGACAACATCGTGCCCGGTGTCGCCAAAAAAGACCCGATCGTCGTCGCCGACAGCGTGAGCCGCCAGTTCGGCGGTCTCACCGCCGTCGACGTGGCGCACCTCGAGATCCCCCGCGGTTCTATCACGGCCCTCATCGGCCCGAACGGTGCCGGCAAGACCACGTTCTTCAACCTGCTCACCGGATTCGACAAGCCCAACACGGGCACGTGGACGTTCGGCGGAAAGGACCTCGCCGGAATGCCGGCGTTCAAGGTCGCGCGTCTCGGCATGATCCGCACGTTCCAGCTCACCAAGGCCCTCGGTGGCATGACGGTGATCGAGAACATGCGTCTCGGCGCCGGACGCCAGGGCGGGGAGAACCTGTTCAAGGCGATCTTCCGTCCGCTCTGGCGCGGCCGCGAAGACGAGATCACCGTCAAGGCGATGGACCTGCTCGCGCGCTTCAAGCTCGACGCCAAGGCCGACGACCACGCGTCGTCGCTCTCCGGCGGACAGCGCAAGCTGCTCGAAATGGCGCGCGCTCTCATGAGCGAGCCCGAACTGGTCATGCTCGACGAGCCAATGGCCGGCGTCAACCCGGCGCTCACCCAGTCGCTGCTGCACCACATCCTCGACCTCAAGACCCAGGGCATGACGGTTCTGTTCGTCGAGCACGACATGCACATGGTCAACGAGATCGCCGACTGGGTGGTCGTGATGGCCGAGGGCCGCATCGTCGCCGAGGGCCCGCCCTCGACCGTGATGACCGACCCCGCCGTGATCGACGCCTACCTCGGCGCCCACCACGACGTCGACCTCGGCACCCTCACGGGACAGCAGGAGATCGCCGAGACGATGGACTCCGACCTGGTCAAGCACGAGATCGAGCACGAAATCGAAGAAGATGGCACCGCAGCGGCGCCGACAACCAAGAAGGCGACGAAGTGA
- the guaB gene encoding IMP dehydrogenase, with translation MDQPDPFGFIGLTYDDVMLLPGHTDVIPSEADTTSRLTRRISVASPLLSAAMDTVTESRMAIAMARNGGIGVLHRNLSIDDQAAHVDKVKRSESGMITNPVTTTPDATVAEVDALCGEFRVSGLPVVEADGRLVGIITNRDMRFVSEFEKHTTLVRDVMTTTGLITAPVGVGSDAAIALFAQHKIEKLPLIDAEGKLRGLITVKDFDKSEKYPNATKDDEGRLRVAAAIGFFGDAWDRAVALNEAGVDVIVVDTANGDSKGVLDMISRMKSDAAFAHIDVIGGNVATRTGAQALIDAGADAIKVGVGPGSICTTRVVAGVGVPQVTAVYEASLAAREVGIPVIADGGLQYSGDIAKALVAGADTVMLGSLLAGCDESPGDLVFVNGKQFKNYRGMGSLGALQTRGKKTSYSRDRYFQADVPSDEQLIAEGVEGQVPYRGPLSAVAYQLLGGLRQSMFYTGARTVTELKHKGKFVRITAAGLKESHPHDLQMVVAAPNYSK, from the coding sequence ATGGACCAGCCTGATCCTTTCGGTTTTATCGGACTCACGTACGACGACGTCATGCTGCTCCCGGGGCACACTGACGTGATCCCGAGCGAGGCAGACACCACGTCGCGCCTCACACGCCGCATCTCCGTCGCGTCGCCGCTGCTCTCCGCGGCGATGGACACCGTGACCGAGTCGCGCATGGCGATCGCCATGGCGCGCAACGGCGGTATCGGTGTCCTGCACCGCAACCTGTCGATCGACGACCAGGCGGCGCACGTCGACAAGGTCAAGCGCAGCGAGAGCGGCATGATCACCAACCCGGTGACCACGACCCCCGACGCGACCGTGGCCGAGGTCGACGCACTGTGCGGCGAGTTCCGCGTCTCGGGCCTGCCCGTGGTCGAGGCCGACGGCCGTCTCGTCGGTATCATCACGAACCGCGACATGCGCTTCGTCTCCGAGTTCGAGAAGCACACCACCCTCGTGCGCGACGTTATGACGACGACCGGACTGATCACCGCTCCCGTGGGTGTGGGTTCGGATGCCGCGATCGCACTGTTCGCCCAGCACAAGATCGAGAAGCTCCCGCTGATCGACGCCGAGGGCAAGTTGCGCGGATTGATCACCGTCAAGGACTTCGACAAGAGCGAGAAGTACCCGAACGCCACCAAGGACGACGAGGGACGCCTGCGCGTCGCCGCCGCCATCGGCTTCTTCGGCGACGCCTGGGACCGCGCGGTCGCGCTGAACGAGGCCGGGGTCGACGTCATCGTCGTCGACACGGCCAACGGCGACTCCAAGGGCGTGCTCGACATGATCAGCCGTATGAAGAGCGACGCGGCATTCGCACACATCGACGTGATCGGCGGCAACGTCGCCACCCGTACGGGCGCCCAGGCGCTCATCGACGCCGGAGCCGACGCGATCAAGGTCGGCGTCGGACCGGGCTCCATCTGCACCACGCGCGTCGTCGCGGGTGTCGGCGTGCCCCAGGTCACCGCCGTCTACGAGGCGTCGCTCGCCGCGCGCGAGGTCGGTATCCCCGTCATCGCCGACGGCGGTCTGCAGTACTCGGGCGACATCGCGAAGGCGCTCGTCGCCGGCGCCGACACGGTCATGCTCGGCTCGCTCCTCGCCGGCTGCGACGAGAGCCCGGGCGACCTGGTCTTCGTCAATGGCAAGCAGTTCAAGAACTACCGCGGCATGGGCTCGCTCGGCGCGCTGCAGACCCGCGGCAAGAAGACCTCGTACTCGCGCGACCGCTACTTCCAGGCCGACGTCCCCTCCGACGAGCAGCTCATCGCCGAGGGCGTGGAAGGCCAGGTGCCCTACCGCGGACCGCTCTCCGCCGTCGCGTACCAGCTGCTCGGCGGCCTGCGCCAGTCGATGTTCTACACCGGCGCCCGCACCGTGACCGAACTCAAGCACAAGGGCAAGTTCGTGCGCATCACCGCGGCCGGACTCAAGGAGTCGCACCCGCACGACCTGCAGATGGTCGTCGCGGCACCGAACTACTCGAAGTAA
- a CDS encoding branched-chain amino acid ABC transporter permease, whose protein sequence is MDYNFIPLAFGEIFSPTTAAYALAALGLAVHFGFTGLLNFGQAGFMAVGGYAFAITTVQLGQLPVPGWALDWPEWGYPLLLLAAASAATVIASTVFALILGIPTLRLRADYLSIVTIAAAEIIRLSVKTPEFSDVTGGSEGINGAAVNFNAVNPLAEGRFGLGVLTYSADQWWVRLVAWVIVGIACLLVFLLVRSPWGRIVKGIREDQDAVRSLGKNVFAYKMQALILGGIFGGIAGALFILPRSLQPDNYGTQLTFFLYTILLLGGAATVFGPIAGSIIFWVTLSLSDGILSLLVSNELLPISSTQQGPIRFIIIGVTLMLLVIFRPQGIFGKKKEALFSV, encoded by the coding sequence ATGGATTACAACTTCATCCCCCTCGCATTCGGAGAGATCTTCTCCCCGACCACCGCGGCATACGCGCTCGCGGCGCTCGGCCTCGCCGTGCACTTCGGCTTCACGGGCCTCCTGAACTTCGGTCAGGCCGGCTTTATGGCCGTCGGAGGCTACGCCTTCGCGATCACGACCGTGCAGCTCGGCCAGCTCCCCGTTCCCGGATGGGCCCTCGACTGGCCGGAGTGGGGCTACCCGCTCCTGCTGCTCGCCGCGGCCTCGGCCGCGACGGTGATCGCATCGACGGTCTTCGCGCTCATCCTCGGCATCCCGACACTCCGACTGCGCGCCGACTACCTCAGCATCGTGACCATCGCGGCGGCGGAGATCATCCGCCTCTCGGTCAAGACGCCGGAGTTCTCGGACGTGACCGGAGGCTCGGAGGGCATCAACGGCGCCGCGGTCAACTTCAACGCGGTCAACCCGCTCGCCGAAGGCCGGTTCGGACTGGGTGTGCTCACCTACTCCGCCGACCAGTGGTGGGTGCGTCTCGTCGCCTGGGTCATCGTCGGCATCGCCTGCCTCCTCGTCTTCCTGCTCGTCCGCAGCCCGTGGGGTCGCATCGTCAAGGGAATCCGCGAGGACCAGGACGCCGTCCGCAGCCTCGGCAAGAACGTGTTCGCCTACAAGATGCAGGCGCTCATCCTGGGTGGAATCTTCGGCGGTATCGCCGGAGCGCTCTTCATCCTGCCGCGGTCGCTGCAGCCCGACAACTACGGCACGCAGCTGACGTTCTTCCTCTACACGATCCTGCTGCTCGGAGGAGCGGCGACGGTCTTCGGTCCGATCGCCGGCTCGATCATCTTCTGGGTCACCCTGTCGCTGTCCGACGGAATCCTCAGCCTGCTCGTCTCGAACGAGCTGCTGCCGATCTCGAGCACTCAGCAGGGCCCGATCCGCTTCATCATCATCGGCGTCACGCTGATGCTGCTCGTGATATTCCGGCCGCAAGGCATCTTCGGCAAGAAGAAGGAGGCGCTCTTCAGTGTCTGA